A section of the Oryzias latipes chromosome 10, ASM223467v1 genome encodes:
- the rnf44 gene encoding RING finger protein 44 isoform X2, which translates to MRPWEIAVNRLPPTAPLNPRRFLGEPCNAPVHLRRSPPVRRQWGRRDRPVLHVSPVQDENFHHLLFSQHHQQVHLDESRQYSHTSTAPRMLHPAAHLPQQSPIMVDLHDQMHQGSVPISYTVTTVTTHGFPIHTGQPLPGCNTQQLPACSLIQACTMQHIPVSYQAFPPLLSSEHFVLHPTPSAPPHQPPHLTPLSQFVPLQPQHPRMPLQRVENEVDLRGDQHSVGTFSYPPSHHPPALPPSLPLQYLPQEPLHQELPFGVPYPHVLPRRVNGQRYRLQQPLPAPPPPPSYYPGFLPYFLSMLPMPPTAVGPAISLDLDVDDVEMENYEALLNLAERLGEAKPRGLTKADIEQLPSYRFNSENHLSEQTLCVVCFSDFECRQLLRVLPCNHEFHAKCVDKWLKTNRTCPICRADASDVHREVE; encoded by the exons ATGCGACCATGGGAAATAGCAGTAAATAGGCTGCCACCAACAGCCCCCTTGAACCCGAGGAGATTCCTTGGAGAACCTTGCAACGCCCCCGTGCACCTCAGGAGAAG CCCACCAGTGAGACGCCAGTGGGGGAGAAGAGACAGGCCTGTACTGCACGTGTCCCCGGTCCAGGATGAGAACTTCCATCATCTGCTTTTCTCACAGCATCACCAACAGGTTCATTTAGATGAGTCCAGACAGTACAGCCACACCAGCACAGCACCACGCATGCTTCACCCTGCTGCTCACCTGCCCCAGCAGAGCCCCATCATGGTTGATTTACATGACCAG ATGCACCAGGGATCAGTTCCAATATCATACACTGTTACAACGGTGACAACCCATGGGTTTCCCATCCACACCGGGCAGCCCCTTCCAGGGTGCAACACTCAGCAGCTCCCAGCATGCTCG CTTATACAGGCATGTACCATGCAGCATATACCTGTGTCTTATCAAGCCTTTCCGCCCCTGCTCTCCAGCGAGCATTTTGTATTACACCCAACCCCATCTGCACCACCTCACCAGCCACCGCACCTTACTCCTTTGAGCCAGTTTGTCCCTTTACAGCCACAGCATCCGCGCATG CCTCTGCAGAGGGTTGAAAATGAAGTTGACCTAAGAGGGGACCAGCACTCAGTCGGCACGTTCTCATATCCTCCCTCTCACCATCCACCAGCGCTGCCTCCTTCACTGCCCCTACAGTATCTTCCTCAAGAGCCTCTACATCAGGAGCTTCCCTTTGGAGTG CCATATCCTCATGTGCTGCCACGGCGAGTCAATGGACAGAGATATCGACTGCAGCAAcctctccctgctcctcctccccctccgtCTTACTACCCAGGCTTCCTCCCTTACTTCCT GTCAATGCTTCCCATGCCGCCAACGGCTGTGGGCCCAGCCATCAGCCTCGACCTGGATGTGGATGACGTGGAGATGGAGAACTATGAA GCGTTGTTGAATTTGGCTGAAAGGTTGGGTGAAGCAAAACCTCGAGGTCTCACAAAAGCAGATATAGAGCAACTTCCGTCCTACAGGTTCAACTCAGAAAATCACCTTTCTGAACAAACGCT GTGTGTTGTGTGCTTTAGTGACTTTGAGTGTAGGCAGCTACTTCGGGTATTACCTTGTAACCACGAATTCCACGCCAAGTGTGTGGATAAATGGTTAAAG ACCAATCGCACTTGTCCTATCTGCCGAGCCGATGCTTCGGACGTACACCGGGAGGTGGAGTGA
- the faf2 gene encoding FAS-associated factor 2, whose translation MAAPEEPELSQAQTEKLLQFQDLTGLESMDQCRRTLEQHNWNIEAAVQDRLNEQEGVPSVFNPPPSRPLQVNTADHRVYSYIVSRPQPRGLLGWSYYLIMLPFRFTYYTLLDIFRFALRFIRPDPRGRVTDPVGDVVSFIQSFEEKYGRSHPVFYQGTYSQALNDAKRELRYLLVYLHGDDHQDTDEFCRSTLCTEEVITFLNTQMLFWACSTSKPEGYRVSQALRENTYPFLAMIMLKDRRMTVVGRLEGLIQPEDFINQLTFIMDANQTYLMSERLEREERNQTQVLRQQQDEAYLVSLRADQEKERKKREELEQRRQEEEKVRQSALAEERRRRNLEEEKERKSECLPLEPPADDPESVKIVFKLPNDTRVERRFLFGQSLTVIHDFLFSLKETPEKFQIVTNFPRRVLPCLPTEEQPNPPSLKEAGLSRSEVLFVQDLTDD comes from the exons ATGGCGGCGCCAGAGGAGCCAGAATTATCCCAGGCGCAGACCGAAAAACTCCTTCAATTTCAG GATTTAACAGGTTTGGAATCAATGGACCAATGTCGCCGAACATTAGAGCAACATAATTGGAACATAGag GCTGCAGTGCAAGACAGACTCAATGAGCAGGAAGGAGTTCCTAGTGTGTTCAATCCTCCTCCATCCAGACCGCTTCAGGTTAACACAGCAGACCATAGAGTTTATAGTTACATCGTTTCACGGCCTCAACCCCGG GGATTACTAGGATGGAGTTACTACTTGATAATGCTCCCCTTCAGATTTACATATTACACACTCCTGGACATATTCAG GTTTGCCCTACGGTTCATTAGGCCAGATCCTCGCGGTCGCGTGACAGACCCTGTTGGAGATGTGGTGTCTTTTATTCAAAGTTTTGAAGAGAAGTATGGCCGGTCACATCCTGTGTTTTACCAGGGGACCTACAGCCAG GCACTGAATGATGCCAAACGGGAACTCCGCTACCTGTTAGTGTATCTTCATGGAGACGACCATCAAGACACAGACGAGTTTTGCCG TTCGACGTTATGTACAGAAGAAGTCATAACCTTCCTCAACACACAAATGCTGTTTTGGGCATGTTCAACCAGCAAGCCTGAAGGCTACAGAG TGTCCCAAGCTTTGCGGGAGAACACCTATCCATTCCTGGCCATGATCATGCTCAAGGACCGCAGGATGACTGTGGTGGGCAGACTGGAGGGTCTCATTCAGCCAGAAGACTTCATCAATCAGCTCACCTTCATCATGGATGCCAACCAAACATATCTGATGTCAGAGCGCCTTGAACG TGAGGAGAGAAACCAGACCCAAGTTTTGAGGCAGCAGCAAGACGAGGCTTATCTCGTCTCCCTCCGTGCCGACCAGgaaaaggagagaaagaaaagggaggagctggagcagcgAAGGCAAGAGGAAGAGAAGGTCCGGCAGAGTGCTCTTGCTGAGGAGCGGAGACGGAGG aacctggaggaggagaaggagaggaAGTCTGAATGTCTTCCATTGGAGCCTCCTGCAGATGATCcagaaagtgtcaaaatagtGTTCAAGCTGCCCAATGACACACGGGTGGAACGGCGATTCCTGTTTGGCCAATCTCTGACG GTAATACACGACTTCCTGTTCTCTTTGAAAGAAACGCCAGAGAAGTTTCAGATAGTCACAAACTTCCCTCGTCGAGTCTTGCCCTGCCTCCCCACTGAAGAACAACCCAACCCCCCCTCACTAAAAGAGGCTGGGCTCAGCCGCTCGGAGGTACTTTTTGTTCAAGACCTTACGGACGATTGA
- the cdhr2 gene encoding cadherin-related family member 2: protein MLSDMRGITGVILLLSLVSLIKANSSPTITTFVYNVCEDFAIGAIAFQIEATDEDNDPLTYTLSGSNAAYFEVNAATGHVAVKIPLDRESTNVMALQVIVSDGPNQTPGDLTLILLDANDNRPIFDQPSYDISIPETTAVGSSLFKVSANDADTGAAGVVSYSITMVTPSNGVGLFDIVSTTGEVKLKGKLNYNTLGTFYRLQITATDGGGKCNTEDVIILSSNIFSIVTVVDMPDLDPQFVGTPYSGAVLEHTGVGHSVLEVNAFDPDTGVDDPMIYTIEESTPPGLFEISGNTGVILVKGDIDREVVGDTVTLTVKATETNDNIHGVKASTTTTFDISIQDINDNKPDFYKCAETCVVTSQFTGEVLEHSLGSISFDMTVRDPDRNSRTQLILEGPDKDVFSVEPSFTTVDTVVQLLVKQTEKLDFEKVQQIVLQVVAFDDEETTFRSTATVTINIKDTNDNSPVFPEDTYKLSIAEHSAVDTVLETITATDPDTMDQGKITYKLLPENIRQYFDVKPTTGEVYVKNSDLLDRELRSLYTATLQALDSETKPGTTVLEITLTDINDKTPVMNRESYLEFVEEGNNVQVKIEATDADEPDTVNSQIKFSIKPSTYSPSFTINPDTGILINSKGLDREALDPELNGRIQLTVVATDQGDPKLFSSVPVTISVEDVNDNVPAFKSPSYTFSVKEGQKGALVGSVYAEDLDQSSNFNRISFRIIDGGFGSFIVQSSLHTEGYKGDISVDPDIELDYESSRKSFTLKVEALDLGNEKDDVLVEVNVVDVNDERPEFDQVAPLNVKENTTITDPVGKFTAQDKDGNHSLVYELESVNCRCSGIWEPCSFFTLNPAGEVLLDLDYVLDYEVCDLALVEAQVVDKYTEKGENNSAIPGKMEINIEDINDNAPEFIYSDSVYVVVAETASTGTSVARVTASDKDSGLNRQIDFEVTVVQFENDKNETADRKLLFEAVTTQQQDTFIGIIQTTESLDMTVRGRYLVTVRATDKGGLHTDTVLKIFNIDETFKVELEFGISEVEVQSKLFQITRALERATDAHVKIVAIRSEIGSQSRNIEKTVIVAYFVYSNGVPLSTSDVDKGLADPEHFEELKALGLSSITEVSEKEDPGDPVKYALLGILGGLIIVMIVLTTSLLCTRRNYRRKLKAAEAMKSTVNSDNQKGGPVVPGTNKYTMEGANPVLNLHYDTMISLDIDEQTSDVDKVSLNSLDNSDFIDSGSVTMKEKKSDDESSEDGEAFDALARLGKNKSANNPQVGFINPAFDTTDL, encoded by the exons ATGCTGTCCG ACATGAGGGGCATCACAGGAGTGATCCTACTGTTGTCCCTTGTCAGCTTAATAAAAG ctaacagcaGCCCTACAATAACTACGTTTGTTTACAACGTGTGTGAAGATTTTGCGATAG GTGCCATTGCATTTCAAATCGAAGCAACAGATGAAGACAATGACCCGCTGACATACACACTGTCTGGATCCAACGCGGCATACTTTGAAGTTAATGCAGCCACGGGACATGTAGCAGTAAAAATCCCACTTGATAGAGAG agTACAAATGTAATGGCACTTCAAGTCATCGTCTCTGACGGTCCCAATCAG ACTCCAGGAGACCTAACCCTAATCTTATTGGATGCCAATGACAACAGACCCATATTTGATCAGCCGTCTTATGACATTTCTATTCCTGAA accaCTGCTGTAGGTTCATCTCTGTTCAAGGTTTCAGCCAATGATGCAGACACTGGAGCTGCTGGTGTTGTTAGTTACAGCATCACAATG gtcaCTCCAAGCAATGGCGTGGGTCTTTTTGATATTGTTAGCACGACTGGTGAAGTAAAATTAAAGGGAAAACTCAACTACAACACCCTGGGTACCTTCTATCGGCTCCAGATTACTGCAACT GATGGTGGAGGCAAATGTAATACTGAGGACGTGATTATCCTCTCAAGCAATATTTTCTCCATCGTCACGGTTGTGGACATGCCAGACCTCGACCCGCAGTTTGTTGGGACGCCATATTCAGGGGCAGTCTTAGAACACACAGGTGTG GGTCATTCAGTGTTAGAAGTGAATGCCTTTGACCCGGACACAGGAGTGGATGACCCCATGATTTATACCATTGAAG AATCCACACCACCAGGCCTGTTTGAAATCTCTGGCAATACTGGCGTCATTTTGGTCAAAGGAGATATTGACAGAGAAGTTGTTGGTGATACAGTGACCCTGACTGTGAAG GCCACTGAAACTAACGACAACATCCACGGGGTCAAAGCCAGCACAACAACAACTTTTGATATCAGCATTCAGGACATCAACGACAACAAACCAGACTTCTATAAGTGTGCAGAGACTTGCGTTGTCACCTCCCAATTCACAGGGGAGGTGTTGGAACATTCTCTGGGATCCATCTCCTTTGACATGACAGTCAGAGATCCTGACAGG AACTCTCGAACTCAGCTAATTCTGGAGGGACCGGACAAAGATGTGTTTTCTGTGGAGCCCTCCTTCACCACCGTTGACACAGTCGTCCAGCTTCTCGTcaagcaaacagaaaaactggATTTTGAAAAAGTTCAACAAATAGTTCTTCAG GTGGTTGCCTTCGATGACGAGGAGACTACTTTCCGGTCCACTGCTACAGTTACGATAAACATAAAGGACACCAATGACAACAGCCCTGTATTCCCTGAGGATACGTACAAACTGAGCATTGCTGAACACTCTGCTGTTGATACGGTTCTAGAAACCATAACT gCAACTGATCCTGACACAATGGATCAAGGGAAAATTACTTACAAACTTCTTCCAGAAAACAT CCGACAATATTTTGATGTGAAGCCCACTACAGGGGAAGTCTACGTTAAGAACTCAGATCTGCTGGATCGGGAGCTAAGATCTCTGTACACAGCCACTCTGCAGGCCTTGGACTCAGAAACGAAGCCTGGGACCACAGTGCTGGAGATCACTTTGACTGATATTAATGACAAGACTCCGGTGATGAACCGAGAGTCTTACCTGGAGTTTGTTGAAGAGGGAAATAATGTTCAAGTCAAGATAGAA GCTACAGATGCAGATGAACCAGATACAGTCAACAGCCAAATTAAGTTCAGCATCAAGCCCAGCACTTATAGTCCCTCTTTCACCATCAACCCAGACACAGGCATTTTAATCAACAGTAAAGGTCTGGATCGGGAGGCACTGGATCCAGAACTGAACGGGAGAATCCAACTCACTGTTGTTGCCACAGACCAGGGAGATCCAAAACTGTTCAGCAGTGTTCCAGTTACCATCAGCGTAGAG GATGTCAACGACAATGTGCCAGCGTTTAAATCCCCTTCTTATACTTTCTCTGTAAAAGAAGGACAGAAAG GTGCACTTGTGGGGTCCGTTTACGCCGAGGATTTGGATCAAAGTTCCAACTTTAACCGAATTTCTTTCCGCATCATTGATGGGGGCTTCGGCAGCTTCATTGTTCAGAGCTCTCTCCATACCGAGGGCTACAAAGGAGACATCTCTGTGGACCCAGACATCGAGCTGGACTACGAGAGCTCCCGCAAAAGTTTCACACTGAAGGTGGAGGCATTGGATCTTGGAAATGAGAAAGACGACGTCCTGGTGGAGGTGAATGTGGTGGATGTGAATGATGAGAGGCCCGAGTTCGACCAAGTAGCACCCTTGAATGTGAAGGAGAACACCACCATCACTGACCCTGTAGGGAAATTTACAGCACAGGACAAAGATGGAAACCACTCCTTGGTTTATGAGCTAGAGTCAGTCAACTGCAGGTGCAGTGGCATCTGGGAACCCTGCAGCTTTTTTACCCTAAACCCAGCAGGGGAGGTTCTACTCGATCTAGACTATGTTTTGGATTATGAAGTGTGTGACCTAGCGCTGGTGGAGGCTCAGGTGGTGGACAAATACACTGAGAAAGGGGAAAACAACAGTGCTATTCCAG GAAAAATGGAAATCAACATTGAAGACATCAATGACAACGCTCCAGAATTCATTTACTCAGATAGTGTTTATG TTGTGGTGGCCGAAACGGCAAGTACAGGGACATCTGTTGCACGAGTCACA GCTTCAGACAAAGATTCTGGATTAAACAGACAGATTGACTTTGAAGTCACAGTAGTCCAGTTTGAGAACGACAAAAATGAGACTGCTGACAGGAAGCTACTGTTTGAGGCTGTCACTACGCAGCAACAGGACACTTTTATTGGTATTATTCA AACTACAGAAAGCCTTGACATGACTGTCCGAGGGAGATATTTGGTAACAGTGAGAGCGACGGATAAAGGCGGGCTCCACACAGACACTGTCCTGAAA attttcaaCATTGATGAAACCTTTAAAGTTGAACTGGAGTTTGGAATTTCAGAAGTGGAGGTTCAGAGCAAGCTCTTTCAAATCACAAG GGCACTTGAAAGAGCCACAGATGCACATGTAAAAATTGTCGCCATTAGATCGGAGATTGGTTCACAATCCAG GAATATTGAGAAGACGGTTATAGTGGCTTATTTTGTTTACTCCAATGGAGTGCCTCTCAGCACCAGTGATGTGGATAAGGGGCTTGCTGATCCTGAACATTTTGAAGAACTGAAAGCGCTCGGTCTCAGCAGCATT ACGGAGGTTTCTGAAAAAGAAGATCCAGGAGACCCTGTGAAATACGCTCTGCTTGGGATTCTGGGAGGCCTCATCATTGTAATGATTGTCCTCACCACTTCGCTTCTGTGCACTCGCAGGAA CTACAGGAGGAAGCTGAAGGCCGCTGAAGCCATGAAATCCACTGTGAATTCTGACAACCAGAAAGGAGGGCCGGTGGTTCCTGGAACCAACAAGTACACGATGGAAGG AGCTAATCCAGTGCTTAATCTCCACTACGACACCATGATATCCCTGGACATAGATGAGCAGACCTCAGATGTGGACAAAGTCAG
- the rnf44 gene encoding RING finger protein 44 isoform X1: MRPWEIAVNRLPPTAPLNPRRFLGEPCNAPVHLRRSPPVRRQWGRRDRPVLHVSPVQDENFHHLLFSQHHQQVHLDESRQYSHTSTAPRMLHPAAHLPQQSPIMVDLHDQMHQGSVPISYTVTTVTTHGFPIHTGQPLPGCNTQQLPACSVMFSGQLSLLCCLPPPLIQACTMQHIPVSYQAFPPLLSSEHFVLHPTPSAPPHQPPHLTPLSQFVPLQPQHPRMPLQRVENEVDLRGDQHSVGTFSYPPSHHPPALPPSLPLQYLPQEPLHQELPFGVPYPHVLPRRVNGQRYRLQQPLPAPPPPPSYYPGFLPYFLSMLPMPPTAVGPAISLDLDVDDVEMENYEALLNLAERLGEAKPRGLTKADIEQLPSYRFNSENHLSEQTLCVVCFSDFECRQLLRVLPCNHEFHAKCVDKWLKTNRTCPICRADASDVHREVE; this comes from the exons ATGCGACCATGGGAAATAGCAGTAAATAGGCTGCCACCAACAGCCCCCTTGAACCCGAGGAGATTCCTTGGAGAACCTTGCAACGCCCCCGTGCACCTCAGGAGAAG CCCACCAGTGAGACGCCAGTGGGGGAGAAGAGACAGGCCTGTACTGCACGTGTCCCCGGTCCAGGATGAGAACTTCCATCATCTGCTTTTCTCACAGCATCACCAACAGGTTCATTTAGATGAGTCCAGACAGTACAGCCACACCAGCACAGCACCACGCATGCTTCACCCTGCTGCTCACCTGCCCCAGCAGAGCCCCATCATGGTTGATTTACATGACCAG ATGCACCAGGGATCAGTTCCAATATCATACACTGTTACAACGGTGACAACCCATGGGTTTCCCATCCACACCGGGCAGCCCCTTCCAGGGTGCAACACTCAGCAGCTCCCAGCATGCTCGGTAATGTTCAGCGGACAgctctctctgctctgctgccttCCTCCTCCT CTTATACAGGCATGTACCATGCAGCATATACCTGTGTCTTATCAAGCCTTTCCGCCCCTGCTCTCCAGCGAGCATTTTGTATTACACCCAACCCCATCTGCACCACCTCACCAGCCACCGCACCTTACTCCTTTGAGCCAGTTTGTCCCTTTACAGCCACAGCATCCGCGCATG CCTCTGCAGAGGGTTGAAAATGAAGTTGACCTAAGAGGGGACCAGCACTCAGTCGGCACGTTCTCATATCCTCCCTCTCACCATCCACCAGCGCTGCCTCCTTCACTGCCCCTACAGTATCTTCCTCAAGAGCCTCTACATCAGGAGCTTCCCTTTGGAGTG CCATATCCTCATGTGCTGCCACGGCGAGTCAATGGACAGAGATATCGACTGCAGCAAcctctccctgctcctcctccccctccgtCTTACTACCCAGGCTTCCTCCCTTACTTCCT GTCAATGCTTCCCATGCCGCCAACGGCTGTGGGCCCAGCCATCAGCCTCGACCTGGATGTGGATGACGTGGAGATGGAGAACTATGAA GCGTTGTTGAATTTGGCTGAAAGGTTGGGTGAAGCAAAACCTCGAGGTCTCACAAAAGCAGATATAGAGCAACTTCCGTCCTACAGGTTCAACTCAGAAAATCACCTTTCTGAACAAACGCT GTGTGTTGTGTGCTTTAGTGACTTTGAGTGTAGGCAGCTACTTCGGGTATTACCTTGTAACCACGAATTCCACGCCAAGTGTGTGGATAAATGGTTAAAG ACCAATCGCACTTGTCCTATCTGCCGAGCCGATGCTTCGGACGTACACCGGGAGGTGGAGTGA